Genomic window (Rhodanobacteraceae bacterium):
CCTGCATCTGGATGACGACTCCGTTGCCGCGGTGCCCCAGATTCAGGCCCTGATCAAGCGCGCCGAGCAGACCGCCACGGCCGGAGCCCCTGCAGATCTGCAGACGAGTGAAAAGCTCGGCCGTCAACTGGAACTCATCCGCGAACAGATTCGCCTGGGGCTAGGCCCTCGAATTCGCCGATTGCTGGTGCAAGCCGAGACCGGCCTGGATCAGATTGCCCTGGGAACCATGGTCGAAATCGCCGGAATCCCGGCACGGATGGCGCTGGAGCAACTGCACGCCGCCCGGAGCGAGGTCGCCAATCAGTTCCTGGGGCTGTTACTGCGCCGCTGGGAGATCGGGGCCGGGGCGCTGCCACCGCGCGACCGCAGCATCGCCTCGCTGCAACTGCTGGACGACGATACCACCCAGACTTTCCTCAAGCGCAGTGAATCCGCACGCAAGCTCGAACGCGTCACCCAGAGTGCTTGGCACCAGCTACGAGGGCTGTTGCAGGCAGTGACGGCCACCTCGGGTCAGTTGGAAGCAGATGCACTGGGCGTGGAATCCATTCTGGACGCCTTGACGACAGCAGCGCGTGACGGAGGACTTGAGCCGGGCATGCAACAGTTTCTGCTGCGTCTGGCCGGCCATCCGGAGGTCCTTGATCTCGGCGGCTTTTACCAGAACCTGCAGCTGCAACTGGAGCGCGCCGGTGTCCGCGCACCGGCAGAGGCGACCGCACCCGGCCGACCCATGCCCCATGGCACCGGCAGCAGCAACCTTACTCGCAGCCAACCGGGGACGACGAACTCGCCTGCGGCCCCGGCTGCAGCCGCGCAGAGCTTGCCGCTGCGCGCGCCGCGACAGCGGTCGACCATGCCTGCGCCGACGCCGGCCAGCGCCATATCGACCGCACGAGCCATCTGGTCTCTGGGTCAAAATGCAGCCGGGCCAGATCCGGATTTGCCACCCGCTCCTCCTCTACCGGATGCGGCATTGCTGGAAGCCTTGCGGGAAATGATCGCCAGAGGCCTGTCGGGAGCCAATGCGATTGATTTCAGCGTTCAGCTCCAGGAGCAGGCGGCGATGCTCTCCGGGCATGGCGATGCCCGTGCCGACGAGCGGCAGCTGGAAGCGGTAGACCTGATGGCGCGCCTGCAACAGGCGATCGAGCGAGATCCGCTGCTGCCACAGACCTTTCGCAACTGGTGCCGTCCGCTGCTGGCGCCAATACTGGCCACCCAGCTTCATCCAGACGGGCTCGCCGAGTCCGGCGAGAATCTGCGCGAGCTGTTCGCGCTGCTCGAATTCGGCAGCGTCCTCTGCACTGAACGCAATGATCCGGCCATCCGCCAGATCGGCGAAAGCATCACCCGATTGCTGGAACAGCTGCAGCAATCGGAACGACTGACGCCCGAGCAACTCAGGGCTGCCTGCGAACAGTTGGAGACACTGCTGCGACGACATCGCCGGGCTGGCCACGCCATAGAAGAACGTGTGGTCGATTCCTGCGTCGGCCAGCAGAAATTGGTGGAGGCCCGACGGCTGGTGCAGCGAGAACTGGCGGTGCGATTCGGCGGGCGCGAGATTCCCGAAGCGCTTGCCGACGTGATCGAACAACGACTGGCTGCGACGATGTTGCTGACGGTGCTCCGCCATGGCGCCGACAGTGAGGAATGGGAGTCACTCAGAAAGCGTATCGAGGGGCTGGATCATGCCCTGCGGTTGGCGGCCGAAGGCGCACCTGTCGCGGATGCCGCGCCCCACCTGGCATGGCTGACCGAGTCTCAGCTGGCCGAAGGCGCCGATGCCTCGGCACTCCCTGGGCAGATGACTGCACTCGCAGATTCATTGCGAGGCGAGGCGGTCCGCTGGGTTCCCTACCACAGTCCGGTGATGGGCAATCTGACAGACGGCAGTCCTTCAGCCGCGGCAGATGCAGAGCAAGGTGCGACGCACAAGCAACTGGCTGGCCTGCAATCGGGAGACTGGCTGGCCTTCGGTGCCGACCCAAGCAACGCCCGATTGCTCAAGCTGGCGTGGATGGCACCGGACCGCAGCCGCTTCGTTTTCGTCAACCAACTGGGACACCGCGCCGAAGATCTGCGCCATGACGAGTTGGCTAACGCCCTGCGTGGCGGTCGCGCCCGAGTGGTCGATCAGGGCGATGCCAGCGTCATCGAGCGCGCCTGGCGCAGCATGATGGAGGAAATGCACAACCAGCTTGCAGAGCAGTCGACTCATGACGCGCTGACCGGCCTGTTGAACCGCAAGGAGCTGGATCGTCGCCTGATCGCCTGGACCACAGCCCCGGAGCGACCGCCACTGACCATCCTCTGGCTGGGCGTGGACCATTTGCGCGTGATCAATCAGTCGCACGGCATGGCCGCCGGAGACCTGGCACTGCGCGCGGTCGCCGATACCCTGCAACGCTATTCCGATCGCGCCCTATCCGGACAGAGCTACTGCGCCCGTATCGCCGGCGACGAGTTTGCAGTCGTTCTCGAGGGTGTGGGGCCAACGGCATCCAGACGCAACGCTCAGGCGCTGCTCGATCAGTTGAATGCGCTCGACCTCAGCCTGGAAGGCACCAGCA
Coding sequences:
- a CDS encoding DUF1631 family protein gives rise to the protein MTLPDPSSAAAQTWNPTRELQLTVHRGPDHYPDWVVKGAGGQGLYMQRLGLSAPVFDTGERLHLRWTDGQDQLVLQVLGTVRDSDEQGTRLHLDDDSVAAVPQIQALIKRAEQTATAGAPADLQTSEKLGRQLELIREQIRLGLGPRIRRLLVQAETGLDQIALGTMVEIAGIPARMALEQLHAARSEVANQFLGLLLRRWEIGAGALPPRDRSIASLQLLDDDTTQTFLKRSESARKLERVTQSAWHQLRGLLQAVTATSGQLEADALGVESILDALTTAARDGGLEPGMQQFLLRLAGHPEVLDLGGFYQNLQLQLERAGVRAPAEATAPGRPMPHGTGSSNLTRSQPGTTNSPAAPAAAAQSLPLRAPRQRSTMPAPTPASAISTARAIWSLGQNAAGPDPDLPPAPPLPDAALLEALREMIARGLSGANAIDFSVQLQEQAAMLSGHGDARADERQLEAVDLMARLQQAIERDPLLPQTFRNWCRPLLAPILATQLHPDGLAESGENLRELFALLEFGSVLCTERNDPAIRQIGESITRLLEQLQQSERLTPEQLRAACEQLETLLRRHRRAGHAIEERVVDSCVGQQKLVEARRLVQRELAVRFGGREIPEALADVIEQRLAATMLLTVLRHGADSEEWESLRKRIEGLDHALRLAAEGAPVADAAPHLAWLTESQLAEGADASALPGQMTALADSLRGEAVRWVPYHSPVMGNLTDGSPSAAADAEQGATHKQLAGLQSGDWLAFGADPSNARLLKLAWMAPDRSRFVFVNQLGHRAEDLRHDELANALRGGRARVVDQGDASVIERAWRSMMEEMHNQLAEQSTHDALTGLLNRKELDRRLIAWTTAPERPPLTILWLGVDHLRVINQSHGMAAGDLALRAVADTLQRYSDRALSGQSYCARIAGDEFAVVLEGVGPTASRRNAQALLDQLNALDLSLEGTSIRMTVSMGLVVAEDSCTSPERLLADAERACRAAKDSGRGRLYLHQADDTLLSQMRESLDWVGRVESSLKTQSLMLYGQRAVSLSERAKADPDYLEILLRMRTENGVALPGDFIVAAERYGQIMTLDRFVLQELTRSLRDAKGRQGFRIAFNVSARNIVDPDFIDEILETLQQQPMPMSQLCIELTETAAIAQLAEATVGMQRLADSGLSMVLDDFGSGWSSYQYLRRLPFDVVKVDGAFIKDIAHSAEDRAMARSINEIAHLLGKRTVAEHVEDAETLEHVREIGFDYAQGFFVGRPAPLSEFLD